One region of Flavobacterium sp. GSB-24 genomic DNA includes:
- a CDS encoding GH92 family glycosyl hydrolase, producing MRILLSGVLALNLFFANLAISQQKKGKQSDINYTQYVDPLIGSAGHGHVFVGANVPFGAVQVGPVNIFEGWDWCSGYNYASNTILGFTHTHLSGTGIGDLNDILVLPVSGKVSLTKGTKEDMVNGYGSYFSHKNEVVKPGYYSVLLDKYKVKAELTASERVGFHKYTFENTNDSHILIDLADGIGWDRPVKTFIKKISETKIEGYRYSAGWASDQRIYFAMEFSEPINNMMVYDSTAVIKGTEGEGLKIKAVLDFKTLKNKQILVKVGISPVSAENASANIKAEIPDWDFEAIVKLADSKWNKELNKVQIKADEKTMKVFYTSLYHTMFAPSIFNDANGDYRGTDKKVYEKANFTNYTTFSLWDTYRGLHPLYTITQPEKINDIVKSFLAIYQQQGRLPVWHLMGNETNTMNGNHSIAVIVDAYLKGYRDYDVNLAYDAIKKTAMQTRDGMDYVQRLEYIPADKMLESVGNALEYAIDDYCIALMAKALNKTDDYTYFTKRANLYKLYFDKETTFMRGKLTNGNWRTPFNPLSSAHRKDDYVEGNAWQYTWLVPQDPYGLIDLFGSEDKFIAKLDSLFLITDKVEGEDVSPDISGLIGQYAHGNEPNHHIPYLYAYAGQPWKTAKLIREIDDKFYSTKPDGLCGNEDLGQMSAWYILSSMGFYSVNPANGIYVLGSPLVNSAVIHHKKGISFTINAVNNSASNIYIQKAEYNGKPYTKSYITQEMIVKGGELKLFMGSKPSTIFGVKKEDRPI from the coding sequence ATGAGAATACTATTAAGTGGTGTCTTGGCATTAAATTTATTTTTTGCTAATCTGGCAATTTCACAGCAAAAAAAAGGAAAACAAAGCGATATAAATTATACACAATATGTAGATCCGCTTATTGGTTCGGCGGGTCATGGTCACGTATTTGTAGGTGCAAATGTTCCTTTTGGAGCGGTGCAGGTGGGTCCAGTAAATATTTTTGAAGGATGGGACTGGTGCAGCGGTTACAATTATGCCAGTAATACCATTTTGGGTTTCACACACACGCATTTAAGCGGAACTGGAATTGGAGATTTAAATGATATTTTGGTGCTTCCTGTAAGTGGAAAAGTCAGTTTGACAAAAGGAACAAAAGAAGATATGGTAAACGGTTACGGCTCGTATTTCTCTCATAAAAATGAAGTCGTAAAACCTGGATATTACAGCGTTTTATTGGATAAATATAAAGTCAAGGCTGAATTAACAGCCAGCGAAAGAGTTGGTTTTCATAAATATACTTTCGAAAACACAAACGATTCACATATTTTAATTGATCTGGCTGACGGAATTGGATGGGACAGACCCGTAAAAACTTTCATTAAAAAAATAAGCGAAACCAAAATTGAAGGATATCGCTATTCTGCAGGCTGGGCTTCAGATCAGCGTATTTATTTTGCAATGGAATTCTCTGAACCAATCAACAATATGATGGTTTATGACAGTACAGCTGTGATAAAAGGAACGGAAGGAGAAGGCTTAAAAATAAAAGCGGTTTTAGATTTTAAAACTTTAAAAAACAAACAGATTCTGGTAAAAGTCGGAATTTCTCCAGTAAGTGCCGAAAATGCATCTGCCAATATAAAAGCAGAAATTCCTGATTGGGATTTTGAAGCTATTGTAAAACTGGCAGATTCAAAATGGAACAAGGAACTTAATAAAGTTCAGATTAAAGCTGATGAAAAAACAATGAAAGTTTTTTATACTTCATTATATCATACGATGTTTGCTCCTTCTATTTTTAACGATGCCAACGGAGATTATAGAGGAACAGACAAAAAAGTGTATGAAAAAGCCAATTTTACCAACTACACGACTTTTTCGCTTTGGGATACTTACCGTGGACTGCATCCATTATACACCATTACACAGCCTGAAAAAATCAATGATATTGTAAAGTCATTTTTAGCGATTTATCAGCAGCAGGGCAGATTGCCGGTTTGGCATTTAATGGGCAACGAAACCAATACAATGAATGGAAATCATTCTATTGCCGTTATCGTCGACGCTTATTTAAAAGGATACCGAGATTATGATGTCAATTTAGCGTACGACGCCATTAAAAAAACGGCAATGCAAACGCGTGACGGAATGGATTATGTTCAGAGATTAGAATATATTCCTGCCGATAAAATGCTGGAATCTGTAGGGAATGCTTTAGAATATGCTATCGATGATTATTGTATTGCTTTGATGGCAAAAGCTTTAAACAAAACAGACGATTATACTTATTTTACCAAAAGAGCCAATTTATACAAACTGTATTTTGATAAAGAAACCACTTTTATGCGCGGTAAATTGACCAATGGAAATTGGAGAACACCGTTTAATCCGCTTTCTTCAGCACATCGAAAAGATGATTATGTCGAAGGAAATGCGTGGCAGTACACTTGGCTGGTTCCGCAAGATCCGTACGGTTTAATTGATTTGTTTGGCAGTGAAGATAAATTTATTGCAAAACTAGATTCACTTTTTTTAATAACTGATAAAGTAGAAGGAGAAGATGTTTCGCCGGATATTAGTGGTTTAATTGGTCAATATGCTCATGGGAATGAACCAAATCATCATATTCCGTATTTGTACGCTTATGCCGGACAGCCTTGGAAAACAGCGAAATTAATTCGAGAAATCGATGATAAATTCTACTCAACAAAACCAGACGGATTATGCGGGAACGAAGATTTAGGGCAAATGTCGGCTTGGTATATTTTATCTTCTATGGGATTCTATTCGGTTAATCCTGCAAACGGAATTTATGTTCTAGGAAGTCCATTAGTAAACAGTGCTGTAATTCATCATAAAAAAGGCATTTCATTTACGATAAATGCGGTTAATAACAGCGCATCAAATATCTATATTCAAAAAGCAGAATATAACGGAAAACCATATACAAAATCATATATCACGCAAGAGATGATTGTAAAAGGAGGAGAACTGAAATTATTTATGGGAAGTAAACCGTCAACAATATTTGGAGTTAAGAAAGAAGATAGGCCAATTTAG
- a CDS encoding GH92 family glycosyl hydrolase, which produces MKVKSLIFLGILQSCLFLNAQVKALDPVEYVNPLMGTQSLHNLSNGNTYHAICRPWGMNFWTPQTGKMGDGWAYTYTAEKIRGFKQTHQPSPWMNDYAQFSIMPVTGKLAFAEDERASWFSHKAEVSKPYYYSVYLADHDVTTEITTTERAAHFQITFPENEKSSIVIDAFDKGSYIKIIPSENKIIGYTTRNSGGVPQNFKNYFVLEFDKKFLTNSTWIDKILSDKLEAEGNHVGAVIGFKTKKGEKVNVRIASSFISPEQAELNLKNELGTSTFEETVSQSKAEWNKVLGKIAVEDNNTDQLKTFYSCLYRTVCFPQKQYEIDQDGKIVHYSPYNGKVLQGYMYVGTGFWDTFRALYPLLNLVYPSINKEMQEGLINDYKEGGFLPEWSSPGFRNVMVGNNSASVVSDAYMKGLRGYDINTLYEALLHGANNEGPMDAVGRKGVQYYNTLGYVPYDVKINENAARTLEYAYDDFAIWKLAKALNRPKKEISLFEKRMLNYKKLYNSEIGLMSGRNKDGSFPPNFNPFKWGDAFTEGNSWHYSWSVFHDIQGLIDLMGGEKNFTAKLDAVFTMPPVFDDSYYGAVIHEIREMQIMNMGQYAHGNQPIQHMIYLYNYAGEPWKTQYWSREVMNRLYKPTPDGYCGDEDNGQTSAWYIFSAMGFYPVCPGTEEYVLGAPLFKKTTLQLENGKQLIINAPNNSETNKYVNELKWDNVLHSKNYINHFDVLKGGELNFDMTNSPNFKRGTTKEAFPYSYSTSK; this is translated from the coding sequence ATGAAAGTAAAGAGTTTAATTTTTTTAGGAATATTACAATCCTGTCTTTTTTTAAACGCGCAGGTAAAAGCTTTAGATCCTGTAGAATATGTAAACCCGTTAATGGGAACACAATCATTACATAATCTTTCGAACGGAAATACATATCACGCCATCTGCAGGCCGTGGGGAATGAATTTCTGGACCCCTCAAACGGGCAAAATGGGCGATGGATGGGCTTATACGTATACGGCAGAAAAAATTAGAGGATTTAAACAGACGCATCAGCCTTCACCTTGGATGAACGATTACGCTCAGTTTTCGATTATGCCCGTTACTGGTAAGTTGGCTTTCGCCGAAGATGAAAGAGCAAGCTGGTTTAGCCATAAAGCAGAGGTTTCAAAACCGTATTATTACAGCGTTTATTTGGCCGATCATGACGTTACGACCGAAATTACAACAACTGAAAGGGCAGCGCATTTTCAGATTACATTTCCCGAAAATGAAAAATCTTCTATTGTGATCGATGCATTTGATAAGGGGTCTTATATCAAAATAATTCCGTCAGAGAATAAAATAATAGGTTATACAACACGAAACAGCGGTGGAGTTCCTCAAAATTTCAAGAACTATTTTGTATTAGAATTTGATAAAAAGTTTCTAACTAATTCAACTTGGATTGATAAAATTTTGAGTGATAAATTGGAAGCTGAAGGAAATCATGTAGGAGCAGTTATCGGATTTAAAACTAAAAAAGGAGAAAAAGTAAATGTTAGAATAGCATCTTCTTTTATAAGTCCAGAACAGGCAGAATTGAACCTAAAAAACGAATTAGGGACATCGACTTTTGAAGAAACAGTTTCGCAATCTAAGGCCGAATGGAATAAAGTTCTAGGGAAAATTGCTGTAGAAGATAATAATACCGATCAGTTAAAGACTTTTTATTCTTGTTTATACCGTACAGTTTGTTTTCCTCAAAAACAGTATGAAATTGATCAAGACGGAAAAATTGTGCACTACAGTCCATACAACGGAAAAGTGTTGCAAGGCTATATGTATGTGGGAACGGGATTTTGGGACACTTTCCGTGCTTTATATCCTCTGTTAAATCTCGTTTATCCTTCTATAAACAAAGAAATGCAGGAAGGATTAATAAACGATTATAAAGAAGGAGGTTTTCTGCCAGAATGGTCAAGCCCAGGTTTTAGAAATGTAATGGTAGGAAATAATTCTGCTTCTGTAGTTTCAGATGCTTATATGAAAGGATTACGTGGTTATGATATCAATACTTTATACGAAGCTTTATTGCACGGAGCTAATAATGAAGGGCCAATGGATGCTGTGGGTAGAAAGGGAGTTCAGTACTACAATACTCTTGGGTATGTTCCGTATGACGTGAAGATTAATGAAAACGCCGCAAGAACGCTTGAATATGCCTATGATGATTTTGCGATTTGGAAATTGGCAAAAGCATTAAATCGCCCGAAAAAGGAAATCAGCCTTTTTGAAAAACGAATGCTGAATTATAAAAAACTCTACAATTCGGAAATTGGATTAATGAGCGGACGAAATAAAGACGGAAGTTTCCCTCCTAATTTTAATCCGTTCAAGTGGGGAGATGCTTTTACTGAAGGAAACAGTTGGCATTACAGTTGGAGTGTTTTTCATGACATTCAGGGCTTGATTGATTTAATGGGAGGAGAGAAAAATTTCACAGCGAAATTAGATGCAGTATTTACAATGCCTCCCGTTTTTGATGACAGTTATTATGGAGCCGTTATTCATGAAATCCGCGAAATGCAGATTATGAATATGGGACAATACGCTCACGGAAACCAGCCAATTCAGCACATGATTTATTTGTACAATTATGCAGGAGAGCCTTGGAAAACACAATATTGGTCAAGAGAAGTCATGAATCGTTTGTACAAGCCTACTCCAGATGGTTATTGCGGAGATGAAGATAACGGACAAACTTCTGCTTGGTATATTTTCTCAGCCATGGGATTCTATCCAGTTTGTCCGGGAACAGAAGAATATGTTTTGGGAGCGCCTTTGTTTAAGAAAACAACTTTGCAGTTAGAAAACGGAAAGCAGCTTATTATCAATGCGCCTAATAATTCAGAAACTAACAAATATGTAAACGAATTAAAATGGGATAATGTTCTTCATTCTAAAAATTACATCAATCACTTTGATGTGTTGAAAGGAGGAGAATTAAATTTTGATATGACCAATTCTCCTAATTTTAAAAGAGGTACAACAAAAGAAGCATTCCCATATTCTTATTCAACTTCAAAATAA
- a CDS encoding glycoside hydrolase family 125 protein, with the protein MQSRRKFIKNAGIFSAGLLALQTEAFGFNSDTFQFPLKDFVSKRPPVAERKFTSKAIEAAIVRIKKQIANPELAWIFENCFPNTLDTTVDFEVIDGKPDTYVITGDIDAMWLRDSTAQIWPYIPFVKEDPKLAELVKGVINRQAKCILLDPYANAFYKDFTKESEWKNDLTKMQPGIHERKWEIDSLCYPVRLAHGYWKETGDISLFDAKWKEAMLLVLQTFKEQQRMDGKGGPYSFQRQTAWATDGVPLGGYGYPVKPCGLIVSTFRPSDDSTLFGYLIPSNMFAIEILGYLIEIFSLPALKDNDLVAKATKLRDEVQKGLNEHGIINHPKFGKIIAFEVNGYGSFHMMDDANVPSLLSLPYLGAIAPNDPLYLNTRKVVLSENNPFFYKGKAGEGIGGPHTGVDTIWPMSIVLRAITSVDEKEIKNCISNLIKTNADTGFMHESFHKDDVNKFTRKWFAWANTLFGEMIVHTSIHYPHILKDKNI; encoded by the coding sequence ATGCAGTCACGTAGAAAATTTATAAAAAACGCAGGCATTTTTTCAGCAGGATTATTAGCACTTCAGACAGAAGCTTTCGGATTTAATTCAGATACTTTTCAGTTTCCACTAAAAGATTTTGTTTCAAAAAGGCCTCCTGTTGCCGAAAGAAAATTTACAAGTAAAGCAATTGAAGCCGCTATCGTGCGCATTAAAAAACAAATTGCCAATCCAGAACTGGCATGGATATTTGAAAACTGTTTTCCAAATACCCTAGACACCACAGTTGATTTTGAGGTTATTGATGGAAAACCAGATACCTACGTAATTACAGGAGATATTGATGCCATGTGGCTAAGAGATAGTACAGCGCAGATCTGGCCGTATATTCCGTTTGTAAAAGAAGATCCGAAACTGGCCGAATTGGTGAAAGGAGTAATTAATCGTCAAGCGAAATGTATCCTGTTGGATCCGTATGCGAATGCTTTTTATAAAGATTTTACTAAGGAAAGCGAATGGAAAAATGACCTTACCAAAATGCAGCCCGGAATTCATGAAAGAAAATGGGAAATTGATAGTTTGTGTTACCCAGTTCGCTTAGCACACGGCTATTGGAAAGAAACGGGAGATATTAGTTTGTTTGATGCAAAATGGAAAGAAGCGATGCTTTTGGTTCTGCAGACTTTTAAAGAACAGCAGCGAATGGATGGAAAAGGCGGACCTTATAGTTTTCAGCGTCAGACGGCATGGGCAACAGACGGCGTTCCGCTAGGGGGTTATGGTTATCCTGTAAAACCTTGCGGATTAATTGTTTCAACTTTCAGGCCAAGCGACGATTCTACTTTATTCGGTTATCTGATTCCGAGTAATATGTTTGCGATCGAAATCTTAGGATATCTGATTGAAATTTTCTCTCTTCCAGCCTTAAAGGATAATGATTTGGTTGCGAAAGCCACAAAATTAAGAGATGAGGTTCAGAAGGGTCTTAATGAACACGGAATTATCAATCACCCAAAATTCGGAAAAATTATAGCTTTTGAAGTAAACGGATATGGCAGTTTCCACATGATGGACGATGCCAATGTACCGTCATTATTATCATTGCCGTATTTAGGTGCTATTGCTCCAAATGACCCTTTATATCTGAATACAAGAAAAGTAGTACTGTCTGAGAATAATCCGTTTTTTTATAAAGGAAAAGCAGGAGAAGGTATTGGTGGTCCGCACACAGGAGTAGATACGATTTGGCCAATGAGTATTGTTTTGAGAGCCATTACAAGTGTAGACGAAAAAGAAATAAAAAACTGCATCAGCAATTTAATAAAAACAAATGCCGATACTGGATTTATGCACGAATCATTTCATAAAGACGATGTAAACAAGTTTACCCGTAAATGGTTTGCTTGGGCGAATACATTATTTGGTGAAATGATTGTTCACACCAGTATCCATTACCCTCATATTTTGAAAGATAAAAATATCTAG
- a CDS encoding ROK family protein — MNTSHAIGLDIGGTHITAAVINKTEMKVLDFSLCKESFDSNRPADEVMSIWKKVIHTAIENSKIKDIAGIAICMPGPFDYKNGICWIKDQSKYEHFYGLNIRELLLETLDFPANFPILFENDAVCFGKGEVFKQQENLSKKVMAVTLGTGLGACFIDKGASISSGNSVPADGEIYNLSYKDGIAEDYVSVRGLLSHYKSLSGSDLNNGLELYNLAKNGDKQAIQVFERMGEDLATVAIPWIANFTADHIIIGGKIANASDLFLHSFNKIIQESGFKIEVSISNDNEVAALLGAVSFLCD; from the coding sequence ATGAATACATCACACGCCATTGGGCTGGATATAGGAGGAACGCATATCACAGCTGCGGTTATTAATAAAACAGAGATGAAGGTTCTTGATTTTTCTCTCTGTAAAGAATCTTTCGATTCGAATAGACCTGCAGATGAGGTTATGAGCATTTGGAAAAAAGTAATTCACACCGCAATAGAAAATTCTAAAATTAAAGATATCGCAGGAATTGCAATTTGCATGCCTGGACCATTTGATTATAAAAATGGCATTTGCTGGATTAAAGATCAGTCTAAATACGAACATTTTTACGGATTAAACATTCGAGAATTGCTTTTAGAAACTTTAGATTTTCCTGCAAATTTTCCAATTCTTTTTGAAAATGACGCTGTTTGTTTTGGAAAAGGAGAAGTTTTTAAACAACAGGAAAATCTTTCTAAAAAAGTAATGGCTGTAACATTAGGCACAGGATTAGGAGCTTGTTTTATTGACAAAGGAGCATCAATAAGTTCGGGTAATTCTGTTCCCGCTGATGGCGAAATATACAATTTATCTTATAAAGATGGAATTGCAGAAGATTATGTTTCAGTTAGAGGTCTTTTATCACATTACAAATCATTAAGTGGTAGCGATCTTAATAATGGTTTAGAACTTTACAATCTAGCGAAAAATGGAGATAAGCAGGCAATTCAGGTATTTGAAAGAATGGGAGAGGACTTAGCAACAGTCGCAATTCCATGGATTGCCAACTTTACAGCAGATCATATTATTATTGGTGGAAAAATAGCCAATGCAAGCGATTTGTTTTTGCATTCCTTTAATAAAATAATTCAGGAATCTGGTTTTAAAATTGAGGTTTCCATTTCAAATGACAATGAAGTTGCAGCCTTATTAGGAGCAGTCAGTTTTCTTTGTGATTAA